A single region of the Gasterosteus aculeatus chromosome 1, fGasAcu3.hap1.1, whole genome shotgun sequence genome encodes:
- the mab21l1 gene encoding putative nucleotidyltransferase MAB21L1, translating to MIAAQAKLVYHLNKYYNEKCQSRKAAISKSIREVCKVVSDVLKEVEVQEPRFISSLSEMDNRFEGLEVISPNEFEVVLYLNQMGVFNFVDDGSLPGCAVLKLSDGRKRSMSLWVEFITASGYLSARKIRSRFQTLVAQAVDKCSFRDVVKMVADTSEVKLRIRDRYVVQITPAFKCTGIWPRSAAHWPLPHIPWPGPNRVAEVKAEGFNLLSKECYSLNGKQSSAESDAWVLQFAEAENRLILGGCRKKCLSVLKTLRDRHLELPGTPLNNYHMKTLVSYECEKHPRESDWDENCLGDRLNGILLQLISCLQCRRCPHYFLPNLDLFQGKPHSALENAAKQTWRLAREILTNPKSLEKL from the coding sequence ATGATAGCCGCCCAGGCAAAGTTGGTGTACCACCTCAACAAATACTACAACGAGAAATGCCAGTCTCGAAAAGCCGCCATCTCCAAGTCCATCCGGGAGGTGTGCAAGGTGGTGTCGGATGTCCTGAAGGAGGTCGAGGTGCAGGAGCCGCGCTTCATCAGCTCCCTCAGCGAGATGGATAATCGCTTCGAGGGACTGGAGGTCATCTCGCCCAACGAGTTCGAGGTGGTGCTCTACCTCAATCAGATGGGAGTGTTCAACTTCGTGGACGACGGCTCTCTCCCGGGCTGCGCCGTGCTCAAGCTCAGCGACGGCCGCAAGAGAAGCATGTCCCTCTGGGTCGAGTTCATAACGGCCTCGGGTTACCTCTCGGCGCGCAAGATCCGCTCGCGGTTCCAGACGCTGGTGGCGCAGGCGGTGGATAAATGCAGCTTCAGGGACGTTGTCAAAATGGTCGCCGACACGAGCGAGGTGAAGTTGCGCATCAGGGACAGGTACGTGGTGCAAATCACGCCGGCTTTCAAGTGCACCGGGATCTGGCCGCGGAGCGCCGCGCACTGGCCTCTCCCGCACATCCCCTGGCCGGGACCGAACCGGGTGGCGGAGGTCAAGGCGGAGGGTTTCAATCTGTTGTCCAAAGAGTGCTACTCCCTGAACGGCAAGCAGAGCTCGGCGGAGAGCGACGCCTGGGTCTTGCAGTTCGCCGAGGCCGAGAACCGGCTCATCCTGGGCGGGTGCAGGAAGAAGTGCTTGTCGGTCCTCAAAACGCTGCGCGACCGTCACCTCGAGCTGCCCGGGACGCCGCTGAACAACTACCACATGAAAACTTTGGTTTCCTACGAGTGCGAGAAGCACCCGAGGGAGTCGGACTGGGACGAGAACTGCCTCGGCGACCGCCTCAACGGGATACTATTGCAGCTCATTTCGTGTTTGCAGTGCAGAAGGTGCCCGCATTATTTCCTGCCTAATTTAGACCTTTTTCAGGGGAAACCTCACTCTGCTCTAGAGAATGCGGCCAAACAGACCTGGCGACTGGCGAGAGAAATACTGACCAACCCCAAAAGCTTGGAGAAACTCTga